A single region of the Populus nigra chromosome 2, ddPopNigr1.1, whole genome shotgun sequence genome encodes:
- the LOC133682035 gene encoding uncharacterized protein LOC133682035 isoform X2: MSVPNPNNNFSKHQNIPNALMTQNHLIGSLTSHISLYHSQSNPPSSPNPNPRSSILKWFKSLSVHQRQSHLTTVDFKFTQILLQMLAKLHSHGHCRFIILPDLLSRDLPSLCFKKSRGLLSRVAESNESERLIFESTRLFSSREGEKVDDCRSGAECLDSVTVSEDLIENVEKFVELMDDISNGGFLRGEESELGTDWVELEWLKARGYYCIEAFLANKLEVALRLAWLNCGNGKKRGVKLKEKLSAAGVAANVFWRRKGCVDWWRNLDAEVRRKVLNFALGKAAKSLTREILKDVSGVSGDELSLFRAGVQRPWRDLHAESRQRIFLKLPADAEIGLAPKPSFSGKDASFANIFNSLFVLQDIVSLVLPDQGSEYDTSHIFFSMLGSLGTLSDCILRKLRGLVMVISLDCTRLELLEEGTSNSSANKPSEKLGAGSRRKKGKTHNMKKLMNPTPVKSVDESSFKKLAEDIKCAPACIKKTELMESNEMPGIPRENENHRDISSPTVEMEHTQGLVHEKKRTAGRKNRKGRNKKKKSSFSNPVEVRKPEIAVSEAPSFSVCSSDEEAKLCRLSDNLTTQKASNDSLIDPSINEPTSKEIDALGIPEDHAVGCTEGISDAGLEHYRSSNGFVDNKSMPSRRETRCGVGQNIIYQVATTKELVTVSSNEGTSFLNKKTEVKLDVGNKLVRTLEVKEVPILNRGEESENFHESGSKGLSDCLSYEWPSLGPVYFPSINSHLPPATYRLHLDVGHNWHNHIHQPFLPTVHQARNSPIEGGSNRMLSQPLPMSLDWPPMVRSNCGLAPTMTCNYDSGFISRRQSTFQKSYTAKNMQYISKTFEDERRCSGDAIDFTEATSSQELMDEYENHWISEEEYEVHAVSGIDYNQHFGGGVMYWDPSDHPGTGFSRPPSLSSDDSGWPWHEAELNRAVDDMVAFSSSYSTTGLTSPTAASFCSAFDPLVPGHQALGYVMSGNEVPGKAMLSSTVTDAAAEEDVSGSLASLSSDVEGKAGDSLPYPILRPIIIPNMSRERSRSDFKRSLDHKSPCVPPTRREHPRIKRPPSPVVLCVPRAPRPPPPSPVSDSRKHRGFPTVRSGSSSPRQWGVRGWYHDGTNLEEACGRMDGAEVVWPSWRNKKLSTHPMVQPLPGALLQDRLIAMSHLARDQDHPDVLFPLQRAEIQNCPTRKASLCLVQSLLHDEIDSFCKQVAAANMARKPFINWAVKRVTRSLQVLWPRSRINIFGSSATGLALPTSDVDLVVCLPPVRNLEPIKEAGILEGRNGIKETCLQHAARYLANQEWVKNDSLKTVENTAIPVIMLVVEVPTDLITSAASNVQSPKEEPIHLTGEHDIQVQSNMVVLEDSISPKCTQLNCDSKRDVKSIRLDISFKSPSHTGLQTTQLVKDLTEQFPAATPLALVLKQFLADRSLDQSYSGGVANYTFSTA; encoded by the exons ATGTCCGTACCAAACcccaataataatttttcaaagcaCCAAAATATCCCTAACGCGCTCATGACTCAGAACCACCTTATCGGCTCACTCACTTCTCACATCTCTCTCTACCACTCCCAATCCAACCCCCCCTCCTCTccaaaccctaaccctagaTCGTCAATCTTAAAATGGTTTAAATCTCTCTCCGTTCATCAACGCCAATCCCACTTAACTACCGTTGATTTCAAATTCACTCAAATCCTCCTTCAAATGCTAGCCAAATTACACTCTCACGGTCACTGCCGTTTCATTATCCTCCCCGATCTCCTCTCACGCGACCTCCCTAGCCTCTGCTTTAAGAAATCACGTGGGCTGCTGTCCAGAGTCGCTGAGTCTAACGAGTCGGAACGACTGATTTTTGAGTCGACTCGGTTGTTTAGTTCTAGAGAAGGGGAGAAAGTGGACGATTGTAGGAGTGGAGCTGAGTGTCTGGATTCGGTTACGGTTAGcgaggatttaattgaaaatgttgaaaagTTTGTCGAGTTGATGGATGACATTTCGAATGGGGGGTTTTTGAGAGGGGAAGAGAGCGAGTTAGGGACGGATTGGGTGGAATTGGAGTGGTTAAAAGCGAGAGGTTATTATTGTATCGAGGCGTTTTTAGCGAACAAGCTAGAAGTGGCGTTGAGGCTGGCGTGGTTGAATTGTGGGAATGGGAAGAAAAGAGGGGTgaagttgaaagagaaattgAGTGCCGCAGGTGTGGCAGCTAACGTGTTTTGGAGGAGGAAAGGGTGTGTTGATTGGTGGAGGAATTTGGATGCGGAAGTAAGGAGGAAGGTTTTAAATTTTGCGCTTGGGAAGGCGGCAAAATCATTG ACTCGTGAAATTCTGAAGGATGTGAGTGGTGTATCGGGGGATGAGCTGTCACTGTTTAGAGCAGGAGTGCAGCGACCTTGGAGGGACTTGCATGCTGAATCACGGCAAAGGATTTTCCTAAAACTTCCAGCTGATGCGGAAATTGGTTTGGCCCCAAAGCCTTCTTTTTCTGGGAAAGATGCTTCTTttgcaaatatatttaatagtttattCGTGCTTCAGGATATTGTTAGTTTGGTGTTGCCAGATCAGGGTAGTGAGTATGATAcatcacatatattttttagcatgCTGGGTTCTCTTGGCACCCTTTCTGATTGTATATTAAGAAAACTACGAGGACTTGTGATGGTTATTTCACTTGATTGCACAAGGCTTGAACTTCTCGAAGAGGGAACATCAAACTCTTCAGCCAATAAACCTAGCGAAAAGCTCGGTGCAGGTAGTCGTAGAAAAAAGGGGAAGACTCACAATATGAAAAAGCTGATGAACCCCACACCAGTGAAAAGTGTTGACGAGTCTTCCTTTAAGAAACTTGCCGAG GATATCAAATGTGCGCCAGCCTGTATTAAGAAGACAGAGTTGATGGAGTCCAATGAGATGCCTGGCATTCCTCGTGAGAATGAAAATCACAGAGACATATCATCTCCAACAGTTGAAATG GAACACACACAAGGATTGGTTCACGAAAAAAAACGAACTGCTGGAAGGAAGAACAGgaaaggaagaaacaaaaagaaaaaatctagcTTTAGCAATCCAGTTGAAGTAAGAAAACCTGAAATTGCCGTTTCAGAGGCTCCCTCCTTCTCTGTTTGCTCATCAGATGAGGAAGCAAAGCTTTGTAGGTTATCTGATAATTTGACTACACAGAAAGCATCAAATGATAGTTTAATTGATCCTTCAATTAATGAGCCCACCAGTAAGGAGATAGATGCCCTTGGCATTCCAGAGGATCATGCTGTTGGTTGCACTGAAGGCATCTCTGATGCAGGTCTGGAGCATTACCGATCTTCAAATGGTTTTGTTGACAATAAAAGTATGCCATCCAGAAGAGAGACACGTTGTGGGGTAGGCCAGAATATAATATATCAAGTTGCAACCACAAAGGAGCTAGTAACTGTTTCTAGCAATGAAGGCACCAgctttttgaacaaaaaaactgaGGTTAAATTAGATGTTGGCAACAAATTAGTCAGAACCCTTGAAGTGAAAGAGGTACCCATCTTAAATCGGGGAGAAGAGAGTGAAAATTTTCATGAAAGTGGATCTAAAGGCCTTTCAGATTGCCTTTCATATGAGTGGCCTAGTTTAGGCCCCGTCTACTTTCCATCTATAAATTCACATCTTCCACCTGCTACATATAGATTGCATCTGGATGTTGGTCACAACTGGCATAATCACATTCATCAACCTTTTTTACCTACGGTGCATCAGGCTAGAAATTCTCCTATTGAAGGTGGATCCAATAGGATGTTGTCTCAACCATTGCCAATGAGTTTAGATTGGCCTCCAATGGTTAGGAGCAACTGTGGATTAGCTCCGACTATGACATGCAATTATGATTCAGGATTTATCTCGAGGCGGCAATCTACTTTTCAGAAAAGTTACACCGCTAAGAACATGCAGTACATCTCAAAAACCTTTGAAGACGAGAGGAGGTGTTCTGGGGATGCAATTGACTTTACTGAAGCAACAAGTTCACAGGAACTAATGGATGAATACGAAAACCATTGGATATCAGAGGAAGAATATGAGGTGCATGCAGTTTCTGGGATAGACTATAATCAGCACTTCGGTGGCGGTGTGATGTACTGGGATCCTTCTGATCATCCAGGTACTGGTTTCTCTCGACCACCTTCCCTTAGTTCTGATGATAGTGGATGGCCTTGGCATGAAGCAGAGCTGAATAGGGCAGTTGATGATATGGTTGCCTTCTCGTCTTCTTATAGTACAACTGGATTGACTTCCCCAACTGCTGCTTCATTCTGTTCTGCTTTTGATCCTTTGGTCCCTGGACACCAGGCACTTGGTTATGTTATGTCAGGAAATGAAGTACCTGGTAAAGCTATGCTTTCATCAACCGTGACAGATGCTGCTGCAGAGGAGGATGTCTCTGGATCTTTGGCCAGTTTATCTAGTGATGTTGAAGGCAAGGCAGGAGATTCACTTCCTTACCCAATTTTGCGGCCTATTATCATTCCAAATATGTCAAGGGAAAGATCAAGATCTGATTTCAAGCGTAGTCTTGATCACAAAAGCCCTTGTGTTCCTCCTACTAGACGGGAACATCCCCGGATAAAGCGGCCACCATCACCTGTAGTGCTTTGTGTTCCACGGGCTCCCCGTCCTCCACCACCCTCTCCTGTGAGTGACTCTAGAAAGCACAGGGGTTTTCCAACTGTTAGGTCTGGTAGCTCCAGCCCAAGACAGTGGGGTGTGAGAGGTTGGTACCATGATGGAACTAATTTGGAGGAAGCTTGTGGACGTATGGATGGTGCTGAAGTTGTTTGGCCTTCTTggagaaataaaaaactttcaacccaTCCAATGGTGCAGCCACTCCCTGGGGCTTTGCTGCAAGATCGTCTAATTGCAATGTCCCACCTAGCCCGTGATCAGGATCAT CCAGATGTTTTGTTTCCTCTTCAACGAGCTGAGATACAGAATTGCCCTACACGAAAGGCTTCTCTTTGCTTAGTACAGAGCCTTCTTCATGATGAAATTGACTCTTTTTGTAAGCAG GTTGCTGCAGCAAATATGGCTAGGAAACCTTTCATTAATTGGGCTGTCAAGCGGGTTACTAGGTCTCTCCAAGTTCTATGGCCTAGGTCCAGGATAAATATCTTTGGATCAAGTGCAACTGGTTTAGCCCTTCCAACAAGTGATGTGGATCTTGTGGTTTGCCTCCCTCCAGTGAGGAACTTG GAACCTATCAAGGAAGCTGGGATTTTAGAGGGTCGTAATGGTATTAAAGAAACTTGTCTTCAG CATGCAGCTCGGTATCTTGCCAATCAGGAGTGGGTAAAAAATGATTCATTGAAGACTGTGGAGAATACAGCT ATACCTGTTATTATGCTTGTAGTGGAGGTTCCCACTGATCTGATCACCTCTGCTGCTTCTAATGTACAATCACCAAAGGAGGAGCCAATTCATTTGACTGGTGAACATGACATCCAAGTCCAGTCCAATATGGTTGTTTTAGAGGACTCAATTTCACCTAAGTGCACACAACTTAATTGTGATAGCAAAAGGGATGTGAAATCAATTCGTCTTGATATCAGTTTCAAGTCTCCATCTCATACAGGGCTCCAAACAACTCAACTG GTTAAAGATCTCACGGAACAATTTCCAGCTGCAACACCTCTTGCTTTGGTACTGAAGCAGTTCTTGGCAGATCGTAGCCTTGACCAGTCCTATTCTGGAG GTGTTGCTAATTATACGTTTTCTACAGCATGA
- the LOC133682035 gene encoding uncharacterized protein LOC133682035 isoform X1 — MSVPNPNNNFSKHQNIPNALMTQNHLIGSLTSHISLYHSQSNPPSSPNPNPRSSILKWFKSLSVHQRQSHLTTVDFKFTQILLQMLAKLHSHGHCRFIILPDLLSRDLPSLCFKKSRGLLSRVAESNESERLIFESTRLFSSREGEKVDDCRSGAECLDSVTVSEDLIENVEKFVELMDDISNGGFLRGEESELGTDWVELEWLKARGYYCIEAFLANKLEVALRLAWLNCGNGKKRGVKLKEKLSAAGVAANVFWRRKGCVDWWRNLDAEVRRKVLNFALGKAAKSLTREILKDVSGVSGDELSLFRAGVQRPWRDLHAESRQRIFLKLPADAEIGLAPKPSFSGKDASFANIFNSLFVLQDIVSLVLPDQGSEYDTSHIFFSMLGSLGTLSDCILRKLRGLVMVISLDCTRLELLEEGTSNSSANKPSEKLGAGSRRKKGKTHNMKKLMNPTPVKSVDESSFKKLAEDIKCAPACIKKTELMESNEMPGIPRENENHRDISSPTVEMEHTQGLVHEKKRTAGRKNRKGRNKKKKSSFSNPVEVRKPEIAVSEAPSFSVCSSDEEAKLCRLSDNLTTQKASNDSLIDPSINEPTSKEIDALGIPEDHAVGCTEGISDAGLEHYRSSNGFVDNKSMPSRRETRCGVGQNIIYQVATTKELVTVSSNEGTSFLNKKTEVKLDVGNKLVRTLEVKEVPILNRGEESENFHESGSKGLSDCLSYEWPSLGPVYFPSINSHLPPATYRLHLDVGHNWHNHIHQPFLPTVHQARNSPIEGGSNRMLSQPLPMSLDWPPMVRSNCGLAPTMTCNYDSGFISRRQSTFQKSYTAKNMQYISKTFEDERRCSGDAIDFTEATSSQELMDEYENHWISEEEYEVHAVSGIDYNQHFGGGVMYWDPSDHPGTGFSRPPSLSSDDSGWPWHEAELNRAVDDMVAFSSSYSTTGLTSPTAASFCSAFDPLVPGHQALGYVMSGNEVPGKAMLSSTVTDAAAEEDVSGSLASLSSDVEGKAGDSLPYPILRPIIIPNMSRERSRSDFKRSLDHKSPCVPPTRREHPRIKRPPSPVVLCVPRAPRPPPPSPVSDSRKHRGFPTVRSGSSSPRQWGVRGWYHDGTNLEEACGRMDGAEVVWPSWRNKKLSTHPMVQPLPGALLQDRLIAMSHLARDQDHPDVLFPLQRAEIQNCPTRKASLCLVQSLLHDEIDSFCKQVAAANMARKPFINWAVKRVTRSLQVLWPRSRINIFGSSATGLALPTSDVDLVVCLPPVRNLEPIKEAGILEGRNGIKETCLQHAARYLANQEWVKNDSLKTVENTAIPVIMLVVEVPTDLITSAASNVQSPKEEPIHLTGEHDIQVQSNMVVLEDSISPKCTQLNCDSKRDVKSIRLDISFKSPSHTGLQTTQLVKDLTEQFPAATPLALVLKQFLADRSLDQSYSGGLSSYCLVLLIIRFLQHEHHLGRPINQNVGSLLMDFLYFFGNVFDPRQMRISVQGSGVYINRERGYSIDPIHIDDPLFPTNNVGRNCFRIHQCIKAFSEAYSVLEKELACLPDEGDTCSRPAHRLLPKIIPSIDITGSLII, encoded by the exons ATGTCCGTACCAAACcccaataataatttttcaaagcaCCAAAATATCCCTAACGCGCTCATGACTCAGAACCACCTTATCGGCTCACTCACTTCTCACATCTCTCTCTACCACTCCCAATCCAACCCCCCCTCCTCTccaaaccctaaccctagaTCGTCAATCTTAAAATGGTTTAAATCTCTCTCCGTTCATCAACGCCAATCCCACTTAACTACCGTTGATTTCAAATTCACTCAAATCCTCCTTCAAATGCTAGCCAAATTACACTCTCACGGTCACTGCCGTTTCATTATCCTCCCCGATCTCCTCTCACGCGACCTCCCTAGCCTCTGCTTTAAGAAATCACGTGGGCTGCTGTCCAGAGTCGCTGAGTCTAACGAGTCGGAACGACTGATTTTTGAGTCGACTCGGTTGTTTAGTTCTAGAGAAGGGGAGAAAGTGGACGATTGTAGGAGTGGAGCTGAGTGTCTGGATTCGGTTACGGTTAGcgaggatttaattgaaaatgttgaaaagTTTGTCGAGTTGATGGATGACATTTCGAATGGGGGGTTTTTGAGAGGGGAAGAGAGCGAGTTAGGGACGGATTGGGTGGAATTGGAGTGGTTAAAAGCGAGAGGTTATTATTGTATCGAGGCGTTTTTAGCGAACAAGCTAGAAGTGGCGTTGAGGCTGGCGTGGTTGAATTGTGGGAATGGGAAGAAAAGAGGGGTgaagttgaaagagaaattgAGTGCCGCAGGTGTGGCAGCTAACGTGTTTTGGAGGAGGAAAGGGTGTGTTGATTGGTGGAGGAATTTGGATGCGGAAGTAAGGAGGAAGGTTTTAAATTTTGCGCTTGGGAAGGCGGCAAAATCATTG ACTCGTGAAATTCTGAAGGATGTGAGTGGTGTATCGGGGGATGAGCTGTCACTGTTTAGAGCAGGAGTGCAGCGACCTTGGAGGGACTTGCATGCTGAATCACGGCAAAGGATTTTCCTAAAACTTCCAGCTGATGCGGAAATTGGTTTGGCCCCAAAGCCTTCTTTTTCTGGGAAAGATGCTTCTTttgcaaatatatttaatagtttattCGTGCTTCAGGATATTGTTAGTTTGGTGTTGCCAGATCAGGGTAGTGAGTATGATAcatcacatatattttttagcatgCTGGGTTCTCTTGGCACCCTTTCTGATTGTATATTAAGAAAACTACGAGGACTTGTGATGGTTATTTCACTTGATTGCACAAGGCTTGAACTTCTCGAAGAGGGAACATCAAACTCTTCAGCCAATAAACCTAGCGAAAAGCTCGGTGCAGGTAGTCGTAGAAAAAAGGGGAAGACTCACAATATGAAAAAGCTGATGAACCCCACACCAGTGAAAAGTGTTGACGAGTCTTCCTTTAAGAAACTTGCCGAG GATATCAAATGTGCGCCAGCCTGTATTAAGAAGACAGAGTTGATGGAGTCCAATGAGATGCCTGGCATTCCTCGTGAGAATGAAAATCACAGAGACATATCATCTCCAACAGTTGAAATG GAACACACACAAGGATTGGTTCACGAAAAAAAACGAACTGCTGGAAGGAAGAACAGgaaaggaagaaacaaaaagaaaaaatctagcTTTAGCAATCCAGTTGAAGTAAGAAAACCTGAAATTGCCGTTTCAGAGGCTCCCTCCTTCTCTGTTTGCTCATCAGATGAGGAAGCAAAGCTTTGTAGGTTATCTGATAATTTGACTACACAGAAAGCATCAAATGATAGTTTAATTGATCCTTCAATTAATGAGCCCACCAGTAAGGAGATAGATGCCCTTGGCATTCCAGAGGATCATGCTGTTGGTTGCACTGAAGGCATCTCTGATGCAGGTCTGGAGCATTACCGATCTTCAAATGGTTTTGTTGACAATAAAAGTATGCCATCCAGAAGAGAGACACGTTGTGGGGTAGGCCAGAATATAATATATCAAGTTGCAACCACAAAGGAGCTAGTAACTGTTTCTAGCAATGAAGGCACCAgctttttgaacaaaaaaactgaGGTTAAATTAGATGTTGGCAACAAATTAGTCAGAACCCTTGAAGTGAAAGAGGTACCCATCTTAAATCGGGGAGAAGAGAGTGAAAATTTTCATGAAAGTGGATCTAAAGGCCTTTCAGATTGCCTTTCATATGAGTGGCCTAGTTTAGGCCCCGTCTACTTTCCATCTATAAATTCACATCTTCCACCTGCTACATATAGATTGCATCTGGATGTTGGTCACAACTGGCATAATCACATTCATCAACCTTTTTTACCTACGGTGCATCAGGCTAGAAATTCTCCTATTGAAGGTGGATCCAATAGGATGTTGTCTCAACCATTGCCAATGAGTTTAGATTGGCCTCCAATGGTTAGGAGCAACTGTGGATTAGCTCCGACTATGACATGCAATTATGATTCAGGATTTATCTCGAGGCGGCAATCTACTTTTCAGAAAAGTTACACCGCTAAGAACATGCAGTACATCTCAAAAACCTTTGAAGACGAGAGGAGGTGTTCTGGGGATGCAATTGACTTTACTGAAGCAACAAGTTCACAGGAACTAATGGATGAATACGAAAACCATTGGATATCAGAGGAAGAATATGAGGTGCATGCAGTTTCTGGGATAGACTATAATCAGCACTTCGGTGGCGGTGTGATGTACTGGGATCCTTCTGATCATCCAGGTACTGGTTTCTCTCGACCACCTTCCCTTAGTTCTGATGATAGTGGATGGCCTTGGCATGAAGCAGAGCTGAATAGGGCAGTTGATGATATGGTTGCCTTCTCGTCTTCTTATAGTACAACTGGATTGACTTCCCCAACTGCTGCTTCATTCTGTTCTGCTTTTGATCCTTTGGTCCCTGGACACCAGGCACTTGGTTATGTTATGTCAGGAAATGAAGTACCTGGTAAAGCTATGCTTTCATCAACCGTGACAGATGCTGCTGCAGAGGAGGATGTCTCTGGATCTTTGGCCAGTTTATCTAGTGATGTTGAAGGCAAGGCAGGAGATTCACTTCCTTACCCAATTTTGCGGCCTATTATCATTCCAAATATGTCAAGGGAAAGATCAAGATCTGATTTCAAGCGTAGTCTTGATCACAAAAGCCCTTGTGTTCCTCCTACTAGACGGGAACATCCCCGGATAAAGCGGCCACCATCACCTGTAGTGCTTTGTGTTCCACGGGCTCCCCGTCCTCCACCACCCTCTCCTGTGAGTGACTCTAGAAAGCACAGGGGTTTTCCAACTGTTAGGTCTGGTAGCTCCAGCCCAAGACAGTGGGGTGTGAGAGGTTGGTACCATGATGGAACTAATTTGGAGGAAGCTTGTGGACGTATGGATGGTGCTGAAGTTGTTTGGCCTTCTTggagaaataaaaaactttcaacccaTCCAATGGTGCAGCCACTCCCTGGGGCTTTGCTGCAAGATCGTCTAATTGCAATGTCCCACCTAGCCCGTGATCAGGATCAT CCAGATGTTTTGTTTCCTCTTCAACGAGCTGAGATACAGAATTGCCCTACACGAAAGGCTTCTCTTTGCTTAGTACAGAGCCTTCTTCATGATGAAATTGACTCTTTTTGTAAGCAG GTTGCTGCAGCAAATATGGCTAGGAAACCTTTCATTAATTGGGCTGTCAAGCGGGTTACTAGGTCTCTCCAAGTTCTATGGCCTAGGTCCAGGATAAATATCTTTGGATCAAGTGCAACTGGTTTAGCCCTTCCAACAAGTGATGTGGATCTTGTGGTTTGCCTCCCTCCAGTGAGGAACTTG GAACCTATCAAGGAAGCTGGGATTTTAGAGGGTCGTAATGGTATTAAAGAAACTTGTCTTCAG CATGCAGCTCGGTATCTTGCCAATCAGGAGTGGGTAAAAAATGATTCATTGAAGACTGTGGAGAATACAGCT ATACCTGTTATTATGCTTGTAGTGGAGGTTCCCACTGATCTGATCACCTCTGCTGCTTCTAATGTACAATCACCAAAGGAGGAGCCAATTCATTTGACTGGTGAACATGACATCCAAGTCCAGTCCAATATGGTTGTTTTAGAGGACTCAATTTCACCTAAGTGCACACAACTTAATTGTGATAGCAAAAGGGATGTGAAATCAATTCGTCTTGATATCAGTTTCAAGTCTCCATCTCATACAGGGCTCCAAACAACTCAACTG GTTAAAGATCTCACGGAACAATTTCCAGCTGCAACACCTCTTGCTTTGGTACTGAAGCAGTTCTTGGCAGATCGTAGCCTTGACCAGTCCTATTCTGGAGGTTTAAGTTCCTATTGCTTG GTGTTGCTAATTATACGTTTTCTACAGCATGAGCATCATCTTGGCCGGCCTATCAATCAA AATGTCGGAAGCCTTCTAATGGATTTTCTTTACTTCTTCGG GAATGTGTTTGATCCTCGCCAAATGCGTATCTCAGTGCAGGGAAGTGGAGTATATATAAATAGGGAAAGAGGTTATAG TATTGATCCAATACACATTGATGACCCTCTTTTCCCAACAAATAATGTGGGGAGAAATTGCTTTCGAATACATCAATGCATCAAG GCTTTTTCAGAAGCTTATTCTGTTTTGGAGAAGGAGCTGGCATGCCTTCCTGATGAAGGTGATACATGTTCAAGGCCAGCACACAGATTACTTCCAAAAATTATCCCAAGTATTGATATTACGGGGAGTTTAATTATCTGA